In the genome of Mytilus edulis chromosome 3, xbMytEdul2.2, whole genome shotgun sequence, one region contains:
- the LOC139516178 gene encoding uncharacterized protein, producing the protein MNMPKTPNRRHAHHLNLEEQREQFMQAVRNVGYDGEMFATLLQEEVHSQRRRNRGDRKLRWVTYCHWAYALKDSEIGPDDAQYAWPKEVLNYLRSLAPIDIKGEIKKDAFPVTMEIFCSIVAEKKYSVIKIN; encoded by the exons CATCATTTAAATTTAGAAGAGCAGAGAGAACAATTTATGCAGGCAGTAAGAAATGTTGG ATATGATGGGGAAATGTTTGCGACACTGCTTCAAGAGGAAGTTCACTCTCAAAGGAGAAGAAACAGGGGAGACAGAAAGTTAAGATGGGTTACATACTGTCATTGGGCTTATGCTTTGAAG GATTCTGAAATTGGACCAGACGATGCACAGTATGCATGGCCAAAGGAGGTGCTGAACTATCTTCGTTCTCTAGCACCAATAGACATCAAAGGAGAGATAAAAAAG gatgcaTTTCCTGTGACAATGGAAATCTTCTGTAGTATAGTGGCTGAGAAGAAATATTcagttattaaaataaattga